In Hahella sp. HNIBRBA332, the genomic window TATCGCCATCGCCAGAGCGTTGATCTGTAATCCGCGCATTCTGATTTTTGATGAAGCCACCAGCGCCCTGGATTATGAATCTGAGCGAGTCATTCAGGAAAACATGCGGCATATGTGTCGCGGGCGCACGGTGTTCATTATTGCTCACCGGCTTTCCACCGTTCGTCAGGCGGATCGCATTATTGTCGTGGATAAGGGCGAAATCGTGGAAAGCGGTAATCATGATCAATTGCTGCAGCAGGGCGGCTACTACACCAAGCTCTACAGCTACCAGAACCATACCCCCGCGATACGTAAAGTGGAGACGCCGGCTCCAACTGAAACGGTTATCGCCAATACTGAAAAAGGAGGCGCGCAATGAGCCAGGCGCAACCTCAGCCTCAGAAAAAAGAAATTCTTTCCCAGCAGGAAATTCTGGAGTTCCTGCCTGCGGCGATTGAAATCGAGCAAACGCCGGCGTCGCCTTTGGGAAGAGCCATCCTATGGGCGATTGTCCTGTTATTTTGCATCGCCGTGGTCTGGGCATGCTTCGGCAAAATCGACATTGTCGCCGTCACTCAGGGCAAAGTCATTCCCAGTGAAAGAGTCAAAACCATTCAGCCGCTGGAAACTGCGGTCATATCCAAAATACATGTCAGTGATGGTCAGCTGGTCAAAGCCGGCGACTTGCTGATAACCCTGGATGGTGCGCAAGCGGAGGCGGATTTGCGCAGACTGGAAGGCGAATGGCGGGAAAGCGCGGCTCAGGCGCAACGCTACAAAGCCATGGCTGATTGGCTGCAGCAGGAGCGGAAAGGCGTTCCTGTCATGCAGGAAGATGAGGCGCTGCCAGCTATTCTGCAGCAACAGCATCGCAATTTACTGCAACAGGAAGCGGCTGAATTTACTGCCCGTTTGAATGCCTTGGAGCGAGAGGCGACCCGGCTGAATGCGGAGCATGATATGACCGTTGCCGAGATCACCAAACAAAACCGTATCCTGGAAGTGCTGCGGGAACGGGTGAATGCCCTGGATATCATGCAAAACCGTAAGCTGGGCTCGCGAGTTCAATATCTGGAGCTA contains:
- a CDS encoding HlyD family type I secretion periplasmic adaptor subunit gives rise to the protein MSQAQPQPQKKEILSQQEILEFLPAAIEIEQTPASPLGRAILWAIVLLFCIAVVWACFGKIDIVAVTQGKVIPSERVKTIQPLETAVISKIHVSDGQLVKAGDLLITLDGAQAEADLRRLEGEWRESAAQAQRYKAMADWLQQERKGVPVMQEDEALPAILQQQHRNLLQQEAAEFTARLNALEREATRLNAEHDMTVAEITKQNRILEVLRERVNALDIMQNRKLGSRVQYLELKQELIEVEQDLAVQQARLKQLGASLAANQAQQETLMHEQYKNTLAQWREADTRAASLQEERIKAEQRSRQTRLSAPLDGTVQQLAVHTVGGVVTPAQELMLIVPEHSEMEVEALVLNKDIGFVQEGQSAEVKVDTFNFTKYGIIDAELVDLSDDAIQDENLGLVYKARLKLKQDGLTVENKYVRLSPGMSVTSEIKTGQRRLIEYFLSPLLRYKQESLGER